In Pygocentrus nattereri isolate fPygNat1 chromosome 26, fPygNat1.pri, whole genome shotgun sequence, one genomic interval encodes:
- the rhoca gene encoding ras homolog family member Ca isoform X1, which yields MSLLSPGMAAIRKKLVIVGDGACGKTCLLIVFSKDQFPEVYVPTVFENYIADIEVDGKQVELALWDTAGQEDYDRLRPLSYPDTDVILMCFSIDSPDSLENIPEKWTPEVKHFCPNVPIILVGNKKDLRNDEHTRRELAKMKQEPVKPEEGRDMANRISAFGYLECSAKTKEGVREVFEMATRAALQVRKRKKRSGCLIL from the exons ATGTCCTTGTTATCTCCAGGCATGGCAGCCATAAGGAAAAAGCTGGTGATAGTGGGAGATGGAGCATGTGGAAAGACCTGTCTGCTCATAGTGTTCAGTAAAGACCAGTTCCCTGAAGTCTACGTGCCCACGGTCTTTGAGAACTACATTGCAGACATTGAGGTGGATGGCAAACAG GTGGAGTTGGCCTTGTGGGACACAGCAGGTCAAGAAGATTATGACCGTTTGAGACCACTCTCCTACCCAGACACGGACGTCATCCTTATGTGCTTCTCCATTGACAGCCCTGACAGTTTAG AGAATATTCCCGAAAAGTGGACACCAGAGGTGAAACACTTTTGTCCCAACGTTCCCATTATTTTAGTGGGGAATAAGAAGGACCTGCGGAACGATGAGCACACACGGAGGGAGCTGGCTAAGATGAAGCAG GAGCCTGTTAAACCAGAAGAAGGCCGTGACATGGCTAACCGTATTAGCGCATTTGGTTACCTGGAGTGCTCAGCCAAGACCAAGGAGGGTGTGAGGGAAGTGTTTGAAATGGCGACTAGGGCAGCATTGCAAGTccggaagaggaagaagaggagcgGATGTTTGATCTTGTGA
- the rhoca gene encoding ras homolog family member Ca isoform X2, producing the protein MAAIRKKLVIVGDGACGKTCLLIVFSKDQFPEVYVPTVFENYIADIEVDGKQVELALWDTAGQEDYDRLRPLSYPDTDVILMCFSIDSPDSLENIPEKWTPEVKHFCPNVPIILVGNKKDLRNDEHTRRELAKMKQEPVKPEEGRDMANRISAFGYLECSAKTKEGVREVFEMATRAALQVRKRKKRSGCLIL; encoded by the exons ATGGCAGCCATAAGGAAAAAGCTGGTGATAGTGGGAGATGGAGCATGTGGAAAGACCTGTCTGCTCATAGTGTTCAGTAAAGACCAGTTCCCTGAAGTCTACGTGCCCACGGTCTTTGAGAACTACATTGCAGACATTGAGGTGGATGGCAAACAG GTGGAGTTGGCCTTGTGGGACACAGCAGGTCAAGAAGATTATGACCGTTTGAGACCACTCTCCTACCCAGACACGGACGTCATCCTTATGTGCTTCTCCATTGACAGCCCTGACAGTTTAG AGAATATTCCCGAAAAGTGGACACCAGAGGTGAAACACTTTTGTCCCAACGTTCCCATTATTTTAGTGGGGAATAAGAAGGACCTGCGGAACGATGAGCACACACGGAGGGAGCTGGCTAAGATGAAGCAG GAGCCTGTTAAACCAGAAGAAGGCCGTGACATGGCTAACCGTATTAGCGCATTTGGTTACCTGGAGTGCTCAGCCAAGACCAAGGAGGGTGTGAGGGAAGTGTTTGAAATGGCGACTAGGGCAGCATTGCAAGTccggaagaggaagaagaggagcgGATGTTTGATCTTGTGA